In a single window of the Coprothermobacter proteolyticus DSM 5265 genome:
- a CDS encoding phosphoadenosine phosphosulfate reductase domain-containing protein has translation MYNVNWDLETNGIVLTSESKNTLIVSPRPVFFEELELLGFNEFWKYPHTKEPLLWRTGRRYYYKGTMVAEAKGGGIYERPRIELTDAGKGLGLEPVKLQAMLEKNKEQLEVLENEAIDFVNHIYKRYKGKVSAFVVSFSAGKDSQVILDIVSKVIPPEDYFVIFTDTTMEIPPTYEAFEETKRKYRETYPELKFYTARNWKPAEATWKEFGPPSRLLRWCCSVHKSAPMIRLVREIVGRNDGVRIVVFDGVREEESTRRKGYSRLAENVKHFTQINAEVIKRWTTTEVYTYILARELPLNTAYRLGLDRVGCSVCPFASQWTEYMIGRGYLETVKSFINQVEKTVESLGIEDKAEVRKYISEGNWKKRGGGEGVDTGKTRLDIIQKEEGQRFVLNDPGDRFEEWIKVLGPVRVASDNGKLEGDLLVSNRTLHFSVDKNTAGRAIVDIDGIKGDKLLLGRLNKVAYKSTYCAHCGVCEVECPTGALSVIPSVLVNTSKCIHCYSCLDFVEKGCLRAKSVATLVSQKEGGNTMSTLSGFGNYLTFGLRSEWLKDFMMKGNNWFSDNILGPKQVEAMLYWLRDAELIDSKRKTVTPFYEHLKGIFEKDELLAFELVWVNLFYNSAPVFWYLSRVPWGKAYSSNELKQMVENEGLTITKRTISNGIDGLFNTFEANQYLQKLGVVSVVRHDRERVALKMGTNDVHPAAVLYSLYRYAIRKGYYNLTVKELYNESNSAYGGPYVIFGVERQSLERLLRGMQEYYKGLVSVDLVADLDNIHLDPSVKDYKELLSENVDI, from the coding sequence ATGTACAACGTTAACTGGGATTTGGAAACTAACGGAATCGTACTAACTTCCGAAAGCAAAAACACACTAATTGTAAGTCCTCGTCCGGTCTTCTTTGAGGAATTGGAGCTACTTGGCTTCAATGAGTTCTGGAAATATCCGCATACCAAAGAACCACTTTTGTGGCGTACTGGTCGAAGATACTACTACAAAGGTACCATGGTAGCTGAGGCAAAAGGTGGCGGTATTTACGAGAGGCCCCGCATAGAACTTACGGATGCAGGAAAAGGACTTGGTCTTGAGCCGGTAAAACTTCAAGCTATGCTTGAAAAGAACAAAGAGCAGTTGGAAGTTTTGGAGAATGAAGCCATTGACTTCGTGAACCACATATATAAAAGATATAAAGGAAAGGTCAGCGCTTTCGTGGTTTCCTTTAGTGCTGGTAAGGATTCGCAAGTCATATTGGACATTGTTTCCAAAGTTATTCCACCTGAGGATTATTTTGTGATTTTTACGGACACTACCATGGAAATACCCCCCACTTACGAAGCTTTCGAAGAAACAAAGAGGAAATACAGGGAAACGTACCCTGAACTAAAGTTCTACACGGCAAGGAACTGGAAACCGGCGGAGGCAACTTGGAAGGAATTTGGTCCACCTAGTCGACTCTTGAGGTGGTGCTGTTCAGTGCATAAGAGTGCGCCCATGATAAGGTTAGTTCGTGAAATAGTTGGCAGAAACGATGGTGTGCGGATTGTGGTTTTTGATGGTGTTAGGGAAGAAGAAAGCACACGAAGAAAAGGTTACTCCAGGCTTGCTGAGAACGTGAAGCATTTTACGCAAATAAATGCTGAGGTAATTAAGCGCTGGACGACAACAGAAGTTTACACGTACATACTTGCTAGAGAACTTCCTTTGAACACGGCATATCGCCTCGGGTTAGACAGAGTTGGTTGCAGTGTTTGTCCGTTTGCCTCGCAATGGACAGAGTACATGATAGGAAGGGGCTACTTAGAAACTGTAAAGAGCTTTATCAACCAAGTAGAGAAAACAGTAGAATCCCTCGGCATAGAAGATAAGGCTGAAGTAAGAAAGTACATCTCCGAGGGTAACTGGAAAAAACGCGGTGGCGGTGAGGGCGTCGACACGGGGAAAACACGCTTGGACATCATCCAGAAAGAAGAAGGTCAACGATTTGTTCTAAATGATCCCGGCGACAGATTTGAAGAATGGATAAAAGTACTTGGTCCTGTGAGGGTTGCGAGTGACAATGGGAAGTTGGAAGGAGATCTTCTGGTATCAAATAGAACGCTGCATTTTTCTGTCGATAAAAACACTGCTGGACGTGCCATAGTTGACATTGATGGAATAAAAGGCGACAAGCTACTTCTTGGAAGACTTAACAAAGTTGCCTATAAATCGACTTACTGTGCGCACTGCGGAGTATGTGAAGTTGAATGCCCTACGGGTGCATTATCTGTTATCCCATCGGTTTTGGTGAACACAAGCAAATGCATTCATTGTTACAGCTGTTTGGATTTTGTTGAAAAGGGTTGCCTTAGAGCAAAATCTGTGGCAACTTTGGTAAGTCAAAAGGAGGGAGGCAATACCATGTCGACGCTGTCTGGTTTTGGAAACTATTTGACTTTTGGGCTGAGAAGCGAATGGTTAAAGGATTTCATGATGAAGGGAAACAATTGGTTTTCAGACAACATTCTTGGCCCTAAACAAGTTGAAGCCATGCTTTATTGGTTACGTGATGCAGAGCTTATCGATAGTAAGAGGAAAACAGTAACACCCTTTTATGAGCACCTAAAGGGCATATTTGAAAAGGACGAGCTGCTGGCTTTTGAACTAGTGTGGGTTAATCTGTTTTACAATTCTGCTCCAGTGTTTTGGTACCTGAGCAGAGTCCCATGGGGTAAAGCTTACTCTTCAAACGAGCTCAAGCAAATGGTGGAAAACGAGGGGCTTACCATAACCAAAAGAACAATATCAAACGGTATCGATGGGTTGTTTAACACTTTCGAAGCTAATCAATATCTGCAAAAGCTCGGTGTTGTTTCTGTGGTGAGACATGACCGAGAACGAGTGGCTTTAAAGATGGGTACGAACGATGTGCATCCAGCAGCAGTCCTTTATTCGCTTTACCGCTATGCAATACGCAAAGGGTATTACAACCTTACGGTAAAGGAGCTTTATAACGAATCCAACAGTGCTTATGGTGGGCCCTACGTCATTTTTGGCGTAGAAAGGCAAAGCTTAGAGCGGCTGCTTCGTGGGATGCAAGAATACTACAAAGGACTTGTCAGCGTGGATTTGGTAGCGGACTTGGACAACATTCACTTGGACCCTTCGGTCAAGGACTACAAGGAGCTGCTATCTGAAAATGTGGACATTTGA
- the hypD gene encoding trans-4-hydroxy-L-proline dehydratase — protein sequence MTDSNNQPDADKTTLTIEQEIQKRREAVRPINERIARLREESVNAQVKISTERARLVTEFYQSGVADNLSIPVQRAMAFKYLLEHCSLPVEEGQLIVGLRGTGPKEVPTYPEICAHSLEDLDILDTRENMPYHNTAEDKQLYESTILPFWQGKTIREKLFQRMPEEWLQCYEAGIWTEFMEQRAPGHTAGGERIFQKGILDIKEEIKRRMAQLDKSDSAYEEKLEELKAMDIAADALLIYAQRYAEKLEQLAQEETNVDRKAELLHMASICRKVPAHAPETFWEALQHYWFIHVGITYETNPWDSFNPGRLDQHLRPFYEKEISEGTLTREKAKELLEAFWVKFNNQPAVPKVGVTAEESFTYNDFTKINIGGLKVDGSDGTSDVSYLLLEVLDEMRTLQPNTAVLISNKTPDRLLRKALEVIGPGFGEPPLFNADGIIVKMLRQGKTLEDARTAGVSGCVETGSFGKESYILTGYFNLPKILEITLNNGVDPITGKKIGLETGDPITFQTYEELWDAYLKQIKYFMDIKMKGNDIIEELYATELPVPFMSLWIEDCVKRAKDYNSGGARYNTQYVQLVGLGTVTLSLSSIKYHVFENHTFTMEELLKALTNDFEGPYEMMRQVILTRTPKFGEDNDFADSIAKALVDETVWLIESYPPTPVRKASRRAYWLPTTVHVYFGKVMEASPDGRKAGMPVSEGVSPVQGSDRKGIAAVFRSVSKCDWDKTGGALLNQKLTPDIVEDPETLRKLGQLVRSFFNMGGHHVQFNVVSAELLREAQKRPADFQDLMVRVAGYSDYFVNLPKGLQEEIIARTEHETV from the coding sequence TTGACGGATTCTAATAATCAACCTGATGCCGACAAGACCACATTGACCATAGAGCAGGAAATCCAGAAGCGCAGAGAAGCTGTTAGGCCCATAAATGAGCGCATAGCTCGGCTCAGAGAAGAAAGTGTAAATGCCCAAGTAAAGATTTCTACGGAGCGAGCACGGTTAGTCACAGAGTTTTACCAGAGCGGAGTGGCAGACAACCTGAGCATACCAGTGCAGCGAGCCATGGCATTTAAGTACTTGCTGGAGCACTGCAGTTTACCGGTGGAAGAGGGCCAACTCATTGTAGGCTTAAGAGGAACAGGCCCCAAAGAGGTGCCCACTTACCCAGAGATATGTGCTCATTCACTGGAAGATTTGGACATACTAGATACCCGAGAAAATATGCCCTACCACAACACTGCTGAAGACAAACAGCTTTATGAAAGCACCATACTGCCTTTTTGGCAAGGTAAAACCATCAGGGAAAAACTGTTCCAACGCATGCCCGAGGAGTGGCTACAGTGCTACGAAGCGGGTATTTGGACAGAGTTTATGGAACAGCGCGCACCGGGTCACACTGCTGGTGGCGAGCGTATCTTCCAAAAGGGCATTCTGGATATTAAGGAAGAAATAAAACGGCGCATGGCACAGCTTGACAAGAGCGATTCCGCATATGAAGAAAAACTGGAAGAGCTTAAAGCCATGGACATTGCAGCTGATGCGCTGCTTATCTATGCTCAGCGTTATGCAGAGAAATTGGAACAATTAGCACAAGAAGAAACGAATGTGGATAGGAAAGCAGAGCTTTTACATATGGCTTCCATTTGCCGCAAAGTACCTGCTCATGCGCCAGAAACCTTCTGGGAGGCACTTCAGCATTACTGGTTCATACACGTGGGCATAACTTATGAAACCAACCCCTGGGATTCTTTCAACCCAGGGCGGCTGGATCAGCACTTAAGGCCCTTTTATGAGAAAGAAATCAGTGAAGGAACGTTAACTCGGGAAAAAGCAAAGGAACTGCTTGAAGCTTTTTGGGTGAAGTTCAACAACCAGCCAGCAGTACCTAAGGTGGGCGTCACGGCTGAAGAAAGTTTTACCTACAACGATTTTACAAAAATAAACATTGGTGGCTTAAAGGTGGACGGCTCGGACGGCACCAGCGATGTTTCTTACCTGCTACTGGAAGTACTTGATGAAATGCGCACACTGCAGCCAAACACGGCAGTTCTTATAAGCAATAAAACACCTGATAGACTGCTCAGGAAAGCACTAGAGGTTATTGGCCCAGGTTTTGGTGAACCACCCCTGTTCAACGCTGATGGCATCATTGTGAAAATGCTTAGGCAAGGGAAAACCTTGGAAGATGCAAGGACTGCAGGGGTAAGCGGTTGTGTGGAGACAGGTTCCTTCGGCAAAGAATCCTACATACTGACAGGGTATTTTAACCTGCCAAAGATACTGGAAATCACCCTTAACAATGGTGTGGACCCAATAACGGGCAAGAAAATAGGTTTGGAGACAGGAGACCCTATCACTTTCCAAACTTATGAAGAACTTTGGGACGCCTACTTAAAGCAAATAAAGTACTTCATGGACATAAAGATGAAGGGCAACGACATTATCGAGGAACTTTACGCCACTGAGCTGCCTGTACCATTCATGTCGCTGTGGATTGAAGATTGCGTAAAGCGTGCAAAGGATTACAACAGTGGCGGGGCTCGTTACAACACGCAGTATGTACAGCTTGTTGGTTTGGGCACTGTAACTTTGAGTCTGAGTTCCATAAAATACCACGTGTTTGAAAACCACACATTCACCATGGAAGAGCTGCTCAAAGCACTCACGAACGACTTTGAAGGTCCATATGAGATGATGAGGCAGGTCATACTTACGCGCACCCCTAAGTTTGGTGAAGACAACGATTTTGCCGACAGCATAGCAAAAGCCTTAGTAGATGAAACAGTGTGGCTCATTGAGAGTTACCCACCTACACCAGTAAGGAAAGCCTCTCGCAGAGCTTATTGGTTGCCCACTACTGTTCATGTGTACTTCGGCAAAGTTATGGAAGCCAGTCCAGACGGAAGGAAAGCTGGTATGCCCGTATCCGAAGGTGTTTCGCCGGTACAGGGTAGTGACAGAAAAGGCATAGCCGCCGTGTTCAGGTCGGTGAGCAAGTGCGATTGGGATAAAACAGGTGGGGCACTGCTTAACCAGAAGCTCACGCCAGACATAGTGGAAGACCCAGAAACCCTTAGGAAGCTGGGACAGCTCGTAAGGAGCTTTTTCAACATGGGTGGGCATCACGTTCAGTTCAACGTAGTCAGTGCAGAATTGCTCCGTGAAGCACAGAAGAGGCCTGCAGATTTTCAGGACCTCATGGTCCGCGTTGCTGGTTACAGCGATTACTTTGTGAACCTGCCAAAGGGTTTGCAGGAGGAAATCATAGCTCGAACTGAGCACGAAACGGTGTAA
- a CDS encoding glycyl-radical enzyme activating protein: MDWDAQGTVFDVQRFAVHDGPGIRTLVFLKGCPLSCWWCQNPEGISPIPELMHFEFRCMRCGTCQEVCPQDALELTQGGVVIDRTQCTRCGVCAHYCPTTAWQMVGFTLSVKELMQELEKDRLYYDQSGGGVTFTGGEPFMQAHFLQHALKACKELGIHTAVETSGFVPKDIFSQLAPLIDVFLYDQKLADSQQHAYFTGVPNELIKENLKALAGSGRASDVIIRIPLIPGITDTPRNIEGLISFLKNDIGSVRRVDLLPFHDVGEKYVRLGKPYRMPTHESPDADHVEHIKALFENSGFTVKVGG; this comes from the coding sequence GTGGATTGGGACGCTCAAGGCACAGTTTTTGATGTGCAGCGTTTTGCTGTGCATGATGGCCCCGGCATAAGAACGCTGGTGTTTCTAAAAGGCTGCCCACTAAGCTGCTGGTGGTGTCAAAACCCTGAAGGCATAAGCCCTATTCCTGAGCTGATGCATTTTGAGTTCAGGTGCATGAGATGCGGTACCTGCCAAGAAGTATGCCCACAGGATGCTTTAGAGCTTACCCAAGGCGGCGTAGTGATTGACAGAACACAGTGCACACGTTGTGGCGTGTGTGCACACTACTGCCCAACCACTGCTTGGCAAATGGTGGGTTTCACGTTGAGCGTAAAAGAGCTTATGCAGGAGCTGGAAAAAGACCGGCTGTACTACGATCAATCAGGTGGAGGAGTGACCTTCACCGGTGGTGAACCCTTCATGCAAGCTCATTTCTTGCAGCATGCTCTAAAGGCATGCAAGGAACTAGGCATTCACACAGCCGTGGAAACCTCTGGTTTTGTGCCCAAGGACATTTTTTCTCAATTAGCACCTTTAATAGACGTTTTCTTGTATGACCAGAAATTGGCAGATTCACAGCAGCATGCGTATTTTACTGGTGTGCCAAATGAACTCATAAAGGAAAACTTAAAGGCTCTTGCAGGCAGTGGAAGGGCAAGTGATGTAATTATCAGAATACCACTCATACCTGGTATTACTGATACTCCTCGAAATATTGAAGGTTTGATTTCCTTCTTGAAAAATGACATAGGTAGCGTGAGGCGTGTGGATCTGCTACCCTTCCACGACGTTGGAGAAAAGTATGTGCGTCTGGGGAAACCCTACAGAATGCCCACCCATGAATCACCTGATGCAGACCACGTTGAGCACATAAAAGCCTTGTTTGAAAACAGCGGCTTTACTGTAAAAGTGGGCGGGTAA
- a CDS encoding ABC transporter substrate-binding protein: MRTRFLRVVALLLMATMLVLPASAAVKVTDDVGKNLTFAAVPKRVISLAPNVTEIMYAIGAQGSLMGRTPVDDYPPEVKNVPVMGDYTQPNIELLLTKKPDLIIGTISFRKETYDIMEKYWNVFIADPQSVSEVSSLIHRMGLIFQKEAQAKKLEEQIRLMPVALKSLGGPHPRVLLLMWHDPPMSVGKDTFVNDVLNQVGLVSVTGSYTQPWPTLGEETLLKLNPDYILYPEKSMGGETASFKGRPWTDLKAVQQGKLVSFNDDWVFRAGPRLTQGMAELYLKVVQQKPNAKVLFISNKAKIASLNGALVDYSKFSLKDGRFLVDPAYAKTLGITSYKGNLRSSSLQAQWVDAEKMGVFLLP; this comes from the coding sequence ATGAGGACTCGGTTTTTGCGTGTTGTTGCACTGCTGCTAATGGCTACTATGCTCGTATTACCTGCTTCCGCAGCGGTGAAAGTAACAGATGATGTGGGTAAGAATTTAACCTTCGCAGCTGTGCCTAAACGTGTTATCTCGTTGGCTCCCAATGTTACGGAAATCATGTACGCCATTGGAGCACAGGGCAGTCTAATGGGACGCACGCCCGTGGATGATTACCCACCTGAAGTGAAGAACGTGCCTGTGATGGGCGACTACACGCAGCCCAACATTGAACTACTACTGACCAAGAAACCCGATCTGATTATTGGCACTATTAGTTTTAGGAAAGAAACCTACGACATCATGGAGAAGTACTGGAACGTATTCATTGCTGACCCACAGTCAGTAAGTGAAGTGTCATCGCTAATTCATCGCATGGGGCTCATTTTCCAGAAGGAAGCCCAAGCCAAGAAACTTGAAGAACAAATTAGGCTCATGCCTGTAGCGCTAAAATCACTGGGCGGCCCGCATCCCAGGGTGCTTCTTCTTATGTGGCATGATCCGCCCATGAGCGTGGGTAAAGACACCTTCGTTAACGATGTTCTCAATCAGGTAGGCTTAGTATCAGTTACAGGCAGCTACACCCAACCATGGCCCACGTTGGGCGAGGAAACACTGCTCAAACTCAACCCAGATTACATCCTTTATCCTGAGAAATCCATGGGTGGAGAAACAGCTTCTTTCAAAGGCAGACCGTGGACTGATTTAAAAGCTGTGCAGCAAGGTAAGCTTGTTTCTTTTAATGACGACTGGGTATTTAGAGCAGGACCCCGTCTTACGCAAGGCATGGCAGAACTTTATCTGAAAGTGGTCCAGCAAAAACCCAATGCTAAAGTGCTTTTCATATCAAACAAAGCAAAAATAGCGTCATTAAATGGTGCATTGGTAGATTATTCCAAGTTCTCCCTTAAGGACGGACGATTCCTAGTGGATCCAGCTTACGCCAAGACACTTGGCATCACATCTTACAAAGGAAACCTAAGAAGCAGTTCTTTGCAAGCCCAATGGGTTGATGCAGAAAAAATGGGAGTGTTCTTGCTCCCATGA
- a CDS encoding Gfo/Idh/MocA family protein: MLKDTIRVGIIGCGGIAFAKHMPFLSQISGVEIVGFYNPTEEKARRAKEQYGSKDAKIYQSWQDLLEDRSIDVVHVLTPNKFHAEMTIAALESGKHVMCEKPMATNAQDAQKMVDAARKSGKKLTVAFQNRFKPENMMLKRIVERGDLGWIYFAKARALRRRGVPTWGNFLNKDMQGGGALIDIGSHALDLTLWLMDNYQVKAVLGTTYNVLSKQENAANPWGPWDPSRFQVEESAFGFITMADGATVVVESSWALNTLDEGEAQTILCGSKAGADNLCGLRVNGEDMGSLYVKMIETQLHGAAYYEPQVVDPGKLEMQSWIEAIREDKEPLVKPEHALVVTQIIDAIYQSAATGKPVLF, encoded by the coding sequence TTGCTTAAAGACACGATTCGTGTTGGTATCATAGGTTGCGGCGGCATCGCGTTTGCAAAGCACATGCCTTTTTTGTCACAGATTAGTGGCGTAGAAATCGTAGGGTTTTACAATCCGACAGAGGAAAAGGCGAGGCGGGCAAAAGAACAGTACGGTTCAAAAGATGCAAAAATCTACCAAAGTTGGCAGGACCTGCTTGAAGATCGCAGCATTGATGTGGTGCATGTGCTTACACCTAACAAGTTTCATGCAGAGATGACCATTGCCGCATTGGAGTCTGGCAAACATGTCATGTGCGAAAAGCCCATGGCAACTAACGCGCAGGATGCCCAGAAGATGGTGGATGCAGCAAGGAAGAGCGGTAAGAAGCTCACTGTGGCATTTCAAAATCGGTTTAAGCCAGAAAACATGATGCTTAAGCGCATTGTGGAGCGGGGCGACTTAGGCTGGATCTACTTTGCAAAAGCTAGGGCACTGCGTCGCCGAGGCGTACCTACGTGGGGCAATTTCCTGAACAAAGACATGCAGGGTGGGGGAGCCTTAATAGACATTGGAAGCCATGCTTTGGATCTAACATTGTGGCTCATGGATAACTACCAGGTGAAAGCTGTGCTTGGAACCACCTACAATGTGCTGTCTAAGCAGGAAAACGCAGCAAACCCTTGGGGACCTTGGGACCCAAGTAGGTTCCAGGTGGAAGAATCTGCTTTTGGCTTTATTACCATGGCAGATGGTGCCACGGTGGTGGTGGAATCCAGCTGGGCTTTAAACACTCTGGATGAAGGTGAAGCGCAGACGATTCTTTGTGGCAGTAAAGCAGGTGCGGATAACCTTTGTGGCTTGCGTGTAAACGGGGAAGATATGGGCAGTCTTTATGTAAAAATGATAGAAACACAGCTTCACGGAGCTGCCTACTATGAGCCGCAGGTGGTAGATCCGGGGAAGTTAGAAATGCAGTCTTGGATAGAAGCCATAAGGGAAGACAAAGAACCACTAGTAAAACCGGAGCACGCTTTGGTGGTAACGCAGATCATTGATGCCATTTACCAGTCTGCCGCTACTGGTAAGCCTGTTTTGTTCTAA
- a CDS encoding ABC transporter ATP-binding protein yields the protein MVGILADFRFILDFFKPYYSKHRMYIVLCVLFTAFHKLVAVALPILIKLLVDTIEKGTNFKEFVFYAELNILGLVVFLVVLFLRYYFEKRTETSISADLRQDMLQHILDADYLSVTKEETGYFLERQSADLQNINDLIVHDPVLFFIDFFYVGAIAVIMIKLNAVLFVALLALFPLFFVIARIILPKMKAVKSHVLKTEEEINSFTEESVSGAYHIKANNAENIFERRLSNLLSKYLGLNLSYATLDILYDLILFTGIMNVANLIVYILGGYYVFKGTFTVGSLFAFAIYFSNLWEAMEFYTQFPKELKISMLSVNRIRELLSIPQEQEGKVTLSEPIESIQFEDVSFSYDSRMVLNNVNLIIRRREKIGIVGPNGSGKSTFCNLLMRIITPSRGNIFINGIDYKTFTKESLRNKIILVPQEPYIFSGTLEENVTLFGSGAKKRFGSIDVETILRNKHCTILTKNLGSKLSGGEKKLIQLLRGINRNGDVYILDEPLAFVDKDYADLVLQLIKSGFDDKTLIIISHLTNLSDFCDRTYVITTEGSFLPMC from the coding sequence ATGGTAGGCATTCTTGCAGATTTCAGGTTTATCTTAGATTTTTTTAAGCCTTACTATAGTAAACACCGCATGTATATAGTTTTGTGTGTACTTTTTACGGCGTTTCACAAGCTTGTGGCTGTAGCACTGCCTATTCTTATTAAGTTGCTGGTAGATACTATTGAAAAGGGCACAAACTTTAAGGAATTTGTTTTCTATGCAGAGCTGAACATCCTTGGCTTAGTTGTTTTTCTTGTAGTTCTTTTCCTGCGCTACTACTTTGAAAAGCGTACTGAAACTTCCATCAGCGCAGACCTTAGGCAAGACATGCTGCAGCACATCTTAGATGCTGATTATCTCTCCGTGACGAAGGAAGAAACAGGATACTTTCTTGAACGTCAATCGGCAGATTTACAAAACATAAATGATTTGATCGTTCATGACCCGGTCTTATTTTTTATAGACTTTTTTTATGTCGGTGCTATCGCAGTCATCATGATCAAGCTGAATGCTGTCCTTTTTGTAGCCCTATTGGCCCTTTTTCCATTATTCTTTGTTATAGCGCGGATAATCTTACCAAAAATGAAGGCAGTAAAATCACATGTGCTTAAGACAGAAGAAGAGATTAACAGCTTTACCGAAGAGAGCGTATCAGGAGCCTACCACATCAAAGCAAATAACGCAGAAAACATTTTTGAGCGCAGACTTTCAAATCTTCTAAGTAAATACCTTGGGCTTAACCTCAGTTACGCCACTTTAGACATTCTCTACGATCTTATTCTTTTTACAGGCATTATGAACGTAGCCAATCTTATCGTATACATCCTTGGCGGTTACTACGTTTTCAAAGGTACGTTTACCGTCGGTAGTCTTTTTGCGTTTGCCATTTACTTTTCAAACCTGTGGGAAGCAATGGAGTTTTACACCCAGTTTCCAAAAGAGCTTAAGATAAGCATGCTTTCTGTTAACAGAATAAGGGAACTGCTTTCAATCCCGCAGGAACAGGAAGGGAAAGTTACTCTGTCTGAGCCTATAGAGAGCATTCAATTTGAAGACGTTTCTTTTTCCTACGATAGCCGGATGGTGCTTAACAATGTCAACTTAATCATACGTAGAAGAGAAAAAATAGGCATCGTCGGACCAAACGGTAGTGGAAAATCGACATTTTGTAATCTTCTCATGCGTATTATTACTCCGAGCCGTGGCAACATTTTTATCAATGGCATCGACTACAAAACATTTACGAAGGAATCTCTCCGCAACAAGATCATCCTTGTTCCCCAAGAACCTTATATATTCAGCGGCACGCTCGAGGAAAATGTGACTCTTTTCGGAAGTGGCGCCAAAAAGCGCTTCGGCAGTATTGACGTAGAAACAATTTTAAGAAATAAACACTGCACTATTCTTACGAAAAACCTCGGAAGCAAACTATCCGGTGGAGAAAAAAAGCTCATACAACTCTTACGCGGCATAAACCGCAACGGAGACGTTTACATTTTAGATGAACCCCTTGCTTTTGTAGATAAGGATTATGCAGATTTGGTCCTACAGCTTATTAAGTCTGGATTTGATGACAAAACCCTAATAATCATAAGCCACCTAACAAACCTGAGCGATTTTTGTGATAGAACGTATGTAATTACAACAGAAGGATCTTTTCTCCCAATGTGTTAG
- a CDS encoding MgtC/SapB family protein has product MEDDVERKEKKFEVPAAAKDFLSQHGKHVSSLTYLVLFILFMMPWVTVSCSGMVVASYSGFSLARMDLGLMLAVILLVVGIIVGIVEKERVVYFSGVFISGVTTLAMLFVTFGTRSIVADAVNTFGSGMYLDDMSTVQYKPAFYIAWIVAVGSFAYNWYMLNNYTEGVHKGEILDLYRNSVIWQSIAKRSDKTTSKSTAEQEVKPKNEEKEGNGNEEENQSS; this is encoded by the coding sequence ATGGAGGATGATGTAGAGCGTAAAGAAAAGAAGTTTGAAGTACCTGCGGCAGCTAAAGACTTTTTGAGTCAACATGGGAAACATGTTAGTAGTCTAACTTATTTGGTTCTGTTCATTCTTTTCATGATGCCTTGGGTTACAGTGTCCTGCAGTGGAATGGTAGTGGCTAGTTACTCTGGTTTTAGTTTAGCAAGAATGGATTTGGGGCTCATGCTGGCGGTCATTTTGCTTGTGGTAGGTATTATTGTTGGTATTGTTGAGAAGGAACGTGTTGTTTATTTCTCAGGCGTATTTATTTCGGGTGTAACCACACTGGCAATGCTTTTTGTGACCTTTGGTACTCGTTCAATAGTAGCTGATGCAGTTAATACCTTTGGTAGCGGGATGTACCTTGATGATATGAGCACAGTTCAGTATAAACCTGCTTTCTACATTGCCTGGATAGTTGCGGTGGGGTCATTCGCCTACAACTGGTACATGCTCAACAATTACACGGAAGGGGTTCATAAGGGTGAGATACTTGACTTGTACCGCAACTCTGTTATTTGGCAGAGCATAGCTAAGCGGTCTGATAAGACAACATCAAAGTCGACAGCAGAACAGGAAGTAAAGCCAAAAAATGAGGAAAAGGAGGGTAATGGCAATGAGGAAGAGAATCAGAGTAGCTAA
- a CDS encoding CopG family ribbon-helix-helix protein yields MNQTKGKNNRKVIKAISPHKTKRSGTRKTAVLTFSVPPEMGKMIDDLAKQENRTRSELIREAIRRYIAEEKWAQIYRYAEQKALEKGITEDQIEEIIDAERE; encoded by the coding sequence GTGAATCAAACGAAAGGAAAAAACAATCGAAAAGTAATTAAGGCGATTTCTCCTCATAAAACGAAAAGGAGTGGCACTAGGAAAACAGCGGTACTGACTTTCTCCGTACCACCAGAAATGGGAAAAATGATAGACGACCTAGCGAAACAAGAAAATAGAACAAGAAGTGAGCTCATAAGAGAAGCGATAAGAAGATACATAGCGGAAGAAAAATGGGCACAGATTTATCGTTATGCGGAACAGAAAGCTTTAGAAAAAGGAATAACCGAAGATCAGATTGAAGAAATAATAGATGCCGAAAGGGAATAG